In a single window of the Rhodamnia argentea isolate NSW1041297 chromosome 2, ASM2092103v1, whole genome shotgun sequence genome:
- the LOC115739557 gene encoding alpha-(1,4)-fucosyltransferase isoform X1, whose protein sequence is MPSKPINTYTVALMLSFTILVLFLSGFLEFPSLATSVRSARGPGISDAAAAPDPFTDLVGAFKKWDSRVGCARFRERHGGQLGNGFNRSASPSSSLQVGGDGESECRELQLSHVSVLVKGWTWIPDNLDNLYPCRCGLSCLWTKSPVLADKPDALLFETSTPPLLVYCKWNILGSACQSATSLPLNKWKTLSHAILLRRNGDPLRVYMDLEAGRRRSGREDVFISYHAKDDVQSTYAGSLFHNGRNYHVSSFKDNETLIYWSSSRCLPQRNELAKKLLKLLPHHSFGKCLNNVGGRDKALSFYPECANDASVTPKWWDHLHCTMSHYKFVLAIENTWTESYVTEKLFYALDSGAIPIYFGAPNVMDFVPPHSIIDGSKFSSMEELATFVKSLANDPVAYAEYHAWRRCGVLGNYGSTRATSLDTLPCRLCEFISKKGGRNARAL, encoded by the exons ATGCCATCGAAGCCCATCAACACCTACACCGTCGCTCTCATGCTGTCCTTCACCATCCTCGTCCTCTTCCTCTCGGGCTTCCTCGAATTCCCTTCCCTCGCCACCTCCGTCCGCTCTGCTCGCGGGCCGGGGATCTCCGACGCCGCTGCCGCCCCCGATCCGTTCACCGATCTGGTGGGCGCGTTCAAGAAATGGGACTCTCGAGTGGGTTGTGCCCGGTTCAGGGAAAGGCACGGAGGGCAATTGGGAAATGGGTTCAATAGGTCGGCCTCTCCTTCGTCTTCTCTCCAAGTGGGTGGCGATGGCGAATCGGAGTGTCGCGAGCTGCAGCTGAGTCACGTCAGTGTGCTGGTCAAAGGGTGGACTTGGATCCCCGACAATTTGGACAATCTGTACCCGTGCCGGTGTGGGTTGAGCTGCTTGTGGACTAAATCTCCGGTTCTTGCGGACAAGCCCGACGCGTTGCTGTTTGAGACCTCGACGCCTCCGCTTCTG GTATATTGTAAGTGGAACATTCTGGGGAGCGCTTGTCAAAGTGCAACCTCCCTTCCTTTAAATAAATGGAAGACTCTCTCCCATGCTATCCTTTTG AGGCGCAATGGGGATCCACTACGTGTATACATGGATCTGGAGGCTGGCCGAAGGAGATCAGGCCGAGAAGATGTATTCATCAGTTACCATGCAAAAGATGATGTCCAGTCAACCTATGCTGGATCACTTTTCCACAATGGTCGAAATTACCACGTGTCTTCTTTTAAGGACAAT GAGACGCTGATTTATTGGTCTTCCTCTCGTTGCCTTCCTCAAAGGAATGAACTCGCAAAAAAGCTCCTCAAATTGCTGCCTCACCATTCATTTGGCAAGTGCTTAAATAATGTCGGCGGTCGCGACAAGGCACTTTCTTTCTATCCTGAGTGTGCCAACGATGCCAGTGTCACTCCAAAATGGTGGGACCATTTACACTGCACCATGTCTCATTATAAGTTTGTTCTTGCAATCGAGAACACTTGGACGGAAAGTTACGTGACAGAGAAGCTATTTTATGCCCTGGATTCCGGGGCGATCCCCATCTATTTTGGTGCCCCCAATGTCATGGACTTTGTCCCTCCGCATTCAATCATAGATGGGAGCAAGTTTAGCTCCATGGAGGAATTGGCAACTTTCGTGAAGTCTCTCGCGAATGATCCAGTGGCATACGCCGAATACCATGCATGGAGAAGATGTGGTGTACTAGGTAATTATGGAAGCACACGAGCGACAAGCCTCGACACCTTGCCGTGCCGGTTATGTGAGTTCATTAGCAAGAAAGGTGGGAGAAATGCGCGAGCTTTATAA
- the LOC115739557 gene encoding alpha-(1,4)-fucosyltransferase isoform X2, which translates to MPSKPINTYTVALMLSFTILVLFLSGFLEFPSLATSVRSARGPGISDAAAAPDPFTDLVGAFKKWDSRVGCARFRERHGGQLGNGFNRSASPSSSLQVGGDGESECRELQLSHVSVLVKGWTWIPDNLDNLYPCRCGLSCLWTKSPVLADKPDALLFETSTPPLLRRNGDPLRVYMDLEAGRRRSGREDVFISYHAKDDVQSTYAGSLFHNGRNYHVSSFKDNETLIYWSSSRCLPQRNELAKKLLKLLPHHSFGKCLNNVGGRDKALSFYPECANDASVTPKWWDHLHCTMSHYKFVLAIENTWTESYVTEKLFYALDSGAIPIYFGAPNVMDFVPPHSIIDGSKFSSMEELATFVKSLANDPVAYAEYHAWRRCGVLGNYGSTRATSLDTLPCRLCEFISKKGGRNARAL; encoded by the exons ATGCCATCGAAGCCCATCAACACCTACACCGTCGCTCTCATGCTGTCCTTCACCATCCTCGTCCTCTTCCTCTCGGGCTTCCTCGAATTCCCTTCCCTCGCCACCTCCGTCCGCTCTGCTCGCGGGCCGGGGATCTCCGACGCCGCTGCCGCCCCCGATCCGTTCACCGATCTGGTGGGCGCGTTCAAGAAATGGGACTCTCGAGTGGGTTGTGCCCGGTTCAGGGAAAGGCACGGAGGGCAATTGGGAAATGGGTTCAATAGGTCGGCCTCTCCTTCGTCTTCTCTCCAAGTGGGTGGCGATGGCGAATCGGAGTGTCGCGAGCTGCAGCTGAGTCACGTCAGTGTGCTGGTCAAAGGGTGGACTTGGATCCCCGACAATTTGGACAATCTGTACCCGTGCCGGTGTGGGTTGAGCTGCTTGTGGACTAAATCTCCGGTTCTTGCGGACAAGCCCGACGCGTTGCTGTTTGAGACCTCGACGCCTCCGCTTCTG AGGCGCAATGGGGATCCACTACGTGTATACATGGATCTGGAGGCTGGCCGAAGGAGATCAGGCCGAGAAGATGTATTCATCAGTTACCATGCAAAAGATGATGTCCAGTCAACCTATGCTGGATCACTTTTCCACAATGGTCGAAATTACCACGTGTCTTCTTTTAAGGACAAT GAGACGCTGATTTATTGGTCTTCCTCTCGTTGCCTTCCTCAAAGGAATGAACTCGCAAAAAAGCTCCTCAAATTGCTGCCTCACCATTCATTTGGCAAGTGCTTAAATAATGTCGGCGGTCGCGACAAGGCACTTTCTTTCTATCCTGAGTGTGCCAACGATGCCAGTGTCACTCCAAAATGGTGGGACCATTTACACTGCACCATGTCTCATTATAAGTTTGTTCTTGCAATCGAGAACACTTGGACGGAAAGTTACGTGACAGAGAAGCTATTTTATGCCCTGGATTCCGGGGCGATCCCCATCTATTTTGGTGCCCCCAATGTCATGGACTTTGTCCCTCCGCATTCAATCATAGATGGGAGCAAGTTTAGCTCCATGGAGGAATTGGCAACTTTCGTGAAGTCTCTCGCGAATGATCCAGTGGCATACGCCGAATACCATGCATGGAGAAGATGTGGTGTACTAGGTAATTATGGAAGCACACGAGCGACAAGCCTCGACACCTTGCCGTGCCGGTTATGTGAGTTCATTAGCAAGAAAGGTGGGAGAAATGCGCGAGCTTTATAA